One window of Robiginitalea biformata HTCC2501 genomic DNA carries:
- a CDS encoding ATP-dependent helicase, with amino-acid sequence MAKFTPSKLLPGMFLDELNDAQKAPVLHKDGPLMVIAGAGSGKTRVLTYRIAHLMNQGVDAFNILSLTFTNKAAREMKKRIADIVGSGEAKNLWMGTFHSVFARLLRYDGDKLGYPSNFTIYDTQDSQRLIASIIKEMGLDKDVYKYKQIQQRISSYKNSLITVKAYFQNPELMEADAMAKRPRLGEIYRHYVDRCFKAGAMDFDDLLLRTNELLNRFPEVLHKYQERFRYILVDEYQDTNHSQYLIVRALADRFQNICVVGDDAQSIYSFRGANITNILNFQRDYDDVAVYRLEQNYRSTKNIVGAANSVIARNKNQLEKVVWTSNEEGPRIKLHRSPTDAEEGRFVASSIFEEKMRHQMPNGHFAVLYRTNSQSRAIEDALRKRDIPYRIYGGLSFYQRKEIKDVLAYLRLIVNPGDEEALKRVVNFPTRGIGQTTMDKLTVAANASGRTIFEHIENLESEPLGLNRGTRGKLSDFATMIRSFQVLNQSADAFTLAEHVAKKSGLLLEFKKDGTPEGIARMENIEELLNGIKDFVEGQKEVADAKGDLSEFLEDVALATDMDKDTGDEDRVALMTIHLAKGLEFPYVYIVGMEEDLFPSAMSMNTRSELEEERRLFYVALTRAEKQAYLTYTQNRYRWGKLIDAEPSRFIEEIEESYIENLTPVDNYRYRPLIDSDIFGDVDKSRLRQKKPVAGTPPSRTGPKPEQLRRLRKLKPDIASPKGSDTVIADLQEGTRVDHSRFGAGTVLKVEGAGNDKKAEIRFERGDVKKLLLRFAKLRVLD; translated from the coding sequence ATGGCTAAATTCACCCCCTCTAAGTTGCTGCCCGGCATGTTTCTCGATGAACTCAATGATGCACAGAAGGCACCCGTCCTCCACAAGGACGGGCCCTTGATGGTAATAGCCGGAGCCGGCTCGGGGAAGACCCGCGTGCTGACCTACCGAATTGCCCACCTGATGAACCAGGGCGTGGACGCCTTCAACATCCTGTCCCTGACCTTTACAAACAAAGCGGCCCGGGAGATGAAGAAGCGGATTGCAGACATCGTGGGTTCCGGGGAAGCCAAAAACCTGTGGATGGGCACCTTTCATTCCGTCTTTGCCCGGCTGCTGCGCTACGACGGCGACAAATTGGGTTACCCGAGCAATTTCACCATCTACGACACCCAGGATTCCCAGCGGCTGATCGCCTCGATCATCAAGGAGATGGGCCTGGACAAGGATGTGTACAAGTACAAGCAAATCCAGCAGCGCATTTCCTCCTATAAAAACAGCCTCATTACCGTAAAGGCCTATTTCCAGAACCCGGAACTCATGGAGGCGGACGCGATGGCCAAACGGCCCAGGCTGGGGGAAATCTACCGGCATTACGTGGACCGTTGCTTTAAGGCAGGGGCCATGGACTTTGACGACCTGCTCCTGCGGACCAACGAACTGCTGAACCGTTTCCCTGAAGTGCTGCACAAATACCAGGAGCGTTTCCGCTACATCCTGGTGGATGAGTACCAGGACACGAACCATTCCCAGTACCTGATCGTTCGGGCGCTTGCAGACCGGTTCCAGAATATCTGCGTGGTTGGGGACGATGCCCAGAGTATCTATTCCTTCCGTGGCGCCAATATCACGAACATCCTGAATTTTCAGCGGGATTACGACGACGTGGCGGTGTATCGCCTGGAACAAAACTACCGTTCCACAAAGAATATTGTCGGGGCGGCCAACAGCGTGATCGCCCGGAATAAAAACCAGCTCGAAAAAGTAGTGTGGACTTCCAATGAGGAAGGGCCTCGCATTAAGTTGCACCGCAGTCCCACCGATGCCGAAGAGGGGCGTTTTGTGGCGTCGTCCATCTTTGAGGAGAAAATGCGGCACCAAATGCCCAACGGACATTTTGCCGTCCTCTACCGGACCAACTCCCAGTCCCGGGCCATCGAGGACGCGCTCCGGAAACGCGATATTCCCTACCGGATCTACGGGGGGCTGTCCTTTTACCAACGAAAGGAAATCAAGGACGTACTGGCCTACCTGCGCCTCATTGTGAACCCCGGGGACGAAGAGGCCCTGAAGCGGGTTGTCAATTTCCCCACGCGGGGCATCGGGCAAACCACCATGGATAAGTTAACCGTGGCGGCCAACGCATCCGGCCGCACCATTTTTGAACACATCGAAAACCTGGAGAGCGAGCCGCTTGGGCTGAACCGGGGGACCCGGGGGAAGCTGTCGGATTTCGCAACGATGATCCGGAGTTTCCAGGTACTCAACCAAAGTGCCGATGCCTTTACGCTTGCCGAACACGTGGCCAAAAAATCCGGGTTGCTGCTGGAGTTCAAAAAGGACGGGACGCCGGAAGGGATAGCCCGCATGGAGAATATCGAAGAGCTCCTCAACGGGATCAAGGACTTTGTGGAAGGGCAGAAGGAAGTGGCCGATGCCAAAGGCGACCTGTCGGAATTTCTGGAGGACGTTGCCCTGGCCACGGACATGGACAAGGATACGGGCGACGAGGACCGCGTGGCCCTGATGACCATCCACCTGGCCAAGGGGCTGGAATTCCCCTACGTGTATATTGTGGGGATGGAGGAAGACCTCTTCCCCTCGGCCATGAGCATGAATACGCGGAGCGAACTCGAAGAGGAGCGACGGCTGTTCTACGTGGCGCTGACCCGGGCAGAAAAACAGGCCTACCTTACCTATACCCAGAACCGCTACCGATGGGGGAAACTCATCGATGCGGAACCCAGCCGGTTTATCGAGGAAATCGAGGAGTCTTATATCGAAAACTTAACTCCGGTAGACAACTACCGCTACCGCCCCCTGATCGATTCGGATATTTTCGGGGACGTGGATAAAAGCCGGCTGCGGCAGAAGAAACCGGTTGCGGGAACCCCTCCGTCCCGGACCGGGCCCAAACCCGAACAGCTCCGGAGGCTCCGGAAACTGAAACCGGATATTGCCTCTCCCAAAGGTTCGGACACGGTCATCGCCGACCTGCAGGAGGGAACCCGCGTGGACCATTCGCGCTTTGGGGCGGGCACCGTATTGAAAGTGGAAGGCGCGGGCAACGACAAGAAGGCCGAAATCCGTTTTGAACGGGGGGATGTCAAAAAGCTGCTGCTCCGTTTTGCCAAACTCCGGGTACTCGATTAA
- a CDS encoding glycoside hydrolase family 16 protein, with the protein MNLNLNRFASIALLASLWMLPGCQSSGNAQEPEVNQPADDTPDTASLPDVDAPDYWDDAELVWSDEFDGDALDTEKWRFETGAHGWGNNEWQNYVEDGVTEVSEGTLKITARKVGSGGNAGDYESARLNSRQDFTFGRLEIRARIPEHKGNGIWPALWMLGSNIGTVGWPHCGEIDIMEYVSFEPDQMHFSIHSSANNHMNGTQITSGPVPLETVEEEFHVYGVLWTSKYLKFYLDDPANVELIFRRPIPTTAENWPFSQPFYFLMNIAVGGNWGGLQGVDDSIFPATMEVDYVRVYQVPRSDG; encoded by the coding sequence ATGAACCTGAACCTGAATCGTTTCGCCAGCATCGCACTCCTGGCCTCCCTGTGGATGCTCCCGGGCTGCCAGTCCTCCGGGAATGCGCAGGAACCTGAAGTAAACCAGCCTGCCGACGATACGCCGGATACCGCATCGCTGCCCGATGTGGATGCGCCGGATTACTGGGATGACGCCGAACTGGTCTGGAGCGATGAATTTGACGGGGATGCCCTGGACACCGAAAAATGGCGTTTTGAAACCGGCGCCCATGGCTGGGGAAACAACGAATGGCAGAACTACGTGGAAGACGGGGTTACAGAAGTCAGTGAGGGGACGCTGAAAATCACGGCCCGCAAGGTCGGTTCCGGGGGCAATGCAGGGGACTACGAATCGGCCCGGCTGAACAGCCGGCAGGATTTCACCTTTGGCCGGCTGGAGATCCGGGCGCGTATCCCGGAGCACAAAGGCAACGGCATCTGGCCGGCCCTCTGGATGCTCGGATCGAATATCGGGACGGTGGGGTGGCCGCATTGCGGCGAGATCGATATTATGGAATACGTGAGCTTTGAGCCCGACCAGATGCATTTTTCCATCCACAGTTCGGCCAATAACCATATGAATGGCACACAGATCACCTCAGGCCCGGTTCCCCTGGAAACGGTGGAGGAGGAATTCCATGTCTACGGGGTGCTCTGGACATCCAAATACCTGAAGTTTTACCTGGACGACCCGGCCAATGTGGAGCTGATCTTTCGGCGACCCATCCCGACAACTGCCGAAAACTGGCCATTCAGCCAGCCGTTTTATTTCCTGATGAACATTGCCGTCGGGGGCAACTGGGGCGGGCTCCAAGGGGTGGATGACAGCATCTTCCCGGCTACCATGGAGGTGGATTATGTGCGGGTTTACCAGGTGCCGCGAAGCGACGGCTGA
- a CDS encoding L-threonylcarbamoyladenylate synthase: MAEFIKLYEENPNPKAVRQVVEAFRDGGLVIYPTDTVYGLGCDITNSRALERLARIKGVKLHKANWSFICEDLSNLSDYVRQIDTQTFKILKRALPGPYTFILPGNNNLPRDFKKKKTVGIRVPDNRIAHALVAGLGRPIVSTSIRDEDDVLEYTTDPELIYEKWENLVDVVVDGGYGGNVASTVIDLSGPEPEIVREGKGDLSILY, translated from the coding sequence ATGGCAGAATTCATCAAACTCTACGAGGAGAACCCGAACCCGAAAGCCGTCAGGCAGGTGGTGGAGGCTTTCCGGGACGGGGGGCTGGTTATCTACCCCACCGATACGGTTTACGGCCTGGGCTGTGATATTACCAACAGCCGGGCCCTGGAACGCCTGGCGCGTATCAAGGGGGTAAAATTGCACAAGGCAAACTGGTCGTTTATCTGCGAGGACCTGAGCAATCTCTCCGACTATGTCCGGCAGATCGACACCCAAACCTTTAAGATCCTCAAACGGGCCCTCCCGGGCCCCTATACGTTTATCCTCCCCGGCAATAATAACCTGCCCAGGGATTTCAAGAAAAAGAAAACGGTCGGGATCCGGGTTCCCGATAACCGCATTGCCCATGCCCTGGTTGCCGGGTTGGGGCGGCCCATCGTATCCACCTCGATCCGGGACGAGGACGACGTGCTGGAGTACACCACGGACCCGGAACTGATATACGAGAAATGGGAAAACCTGGTGGATGTGGTAGTTGACGGGGGATACGGGGGGAATGTCGCCTCTACGGTCATCGATCTGTCCGGCCCCGAACCCGAAATAGTCCGGGAGGGAAAAGGCGACCTGAGTATATTGTATTAG
- a CDS encoding OmpA family protein encodes MKKMIIGCLGLALALSSCVSQKKYAELEAKQKETQDLLNSATVKLNTCLEEKATNDARLQTLEEQNAFLKANNQELINNMGNLTTLTAKGAENLEKSLESLKEKDLTIRKLQDAVTRRDSVNLALVQSLKGVLGNLDDEDIEISVEKGVVFVSISDKLLFSSGSYNVTNAAKNVLGKVAQVVNNKPDFEFMVEGHTDNVPYRSGVLLDNWDLSAKRATSVVRILQNDFGVDPARMTAAGRSYYVPLASNDTAANRAKNRRTRIVVLPKLDQFYSMIEEGMEDPAINN; translated from the coding sequence ATGAAAAAAATGATTATTGGCTGTCTGGGTCTGGCACTGGCACTTTCGTCCTGTGTATCTCAGAAAAAGTATGCCGAACTGGAAGCCAAACAAAAAGAAACTCAAGACCTGCTGAACTCAGCAACCGTAAAACTCAACACCTGCCTGGAGGAAAAGGCTACCAACGATGCCCGCCTGCAGACACTCGAAGAGCAAAACGCCTTCCTCAAGGCCAACAACCAGGAACTCATCAACAACATGGGTAACCTGACCACGCTGACCGCCAAAGGCGCGGAAAACCTGGAAAAATCCCTGGAAAGCCTCAAGGAAAAAGACCTGACGATCAGGAAGCTGCAAGACGCGGTAACCCGTCGGGATTCCGTTAACCTGGCCCTGGTTCAGAGCCTCAAGGGCGTACTGGGCAACCTGGACGACGAGGACATCGAGATCAGTGTTGAAAAAGGCGTGGTATTTGTTTCCATCTCCGACAAACTGCTCTTCAGCAGCGGAAGCTACAACGTGACCAACGCTGCCAAAAATGTACTGGGCAAAGTTGCGCAGGTGGTGAACAACAAACCGGATTTCGAATTTATGGTGGAAGGCCATACGGACAACGTGCCGTATCGCAGCGGTGTCCTTCTGGACAACTGGGACCTGAGCGCCAAGCGGGCTACCTCCGTGGTTCGTATCCTGCAGAACGATTTCGGCGTAGACCCCGCCCGCATGACAGCGGCCGGACGCAGCTACTACGTACCCCTGGCGAGCAACGATACCGCAGCCAACCGGGCGAAAAACCGTCGTACGCGTATTGTAGTTCTGCCGAAACTCGACCAGTTCTACTCGATGATCGAAGAAGGTATGGAAGATCCGGCGATTAACAACTAA
- a CDS encoding glycosyltransferase family 2 protein, translating into MQSIAVIILNWNGRNLLERFLPSVLAHSGDAVIYVADNASNDASVAFLEEEYPEIRVIRNPVNGGFASGYNMALGEVEEDIYCLLNSDVEVTPGWLDPVRELFASNPEAGIIQPKIKDLMRPDYFEYAGAAGGFLDLFGYPFCRGRIFQSLEKDQGQYNDTREIFWATGACMFIRKSVFRDLGGFDPDYFAHQEEVDLCWRAQNRGYRVYYCGGSEVYHMGGSTLNNMDPRKTYLNFRNSLFSITKNLPRKKAFPIILARLLLDGVAALRFVFQWKGLHAWSVLRAHASYYRQFPRMIRKREKVRFVQKYHAATSIVWSYYVHHVKDFNNLVKD; encoded by the coding sequence ATGCAGTCAATAGCCGTAATTATCCTGAACTGGAATGGCCGGAATCTCCTGGAGCGCTTCCTGCCCTCCGTGCTGGCCCATAGCGGGGATGCCGTCATATACGTGGCTGATAACGCTTCCAATGACGCGTCCGTGGCCTTCCTGGAGGAGGAATACCCGGAAATCCGCGTAATCCGCAATCCGGTGAACGGCGGTTTTGCCTCCGGGTACAACATGGCACTCGGGGAGGTAGAAGAAGATATCTATTGCCTGCTGAATTCCGACGTGGAAGTGACGCCGGGCTGGCTGGATCCTGTCCGGGAACTCTTTGCCTCCAACCCGGAGGCGGGGATTATCCAACCCAAGATCAAGGACCTGATGCGGCCGGATTATTTTGAATACGCCGGGGCAGCCGGGGGCTTCCTGGACCTGTTCGGGTATCCTTTTTGCCGGGGCCGCATTTTCCAGAGCCTGGAGAAAGACCAGGGGCAGTATAACGATACGCGGGAAATATTCTGGGCCACCGGGGCCTGCATGTTTATCCGGAAAAGCGTTTTCCGGGACCTGGGCGGATTTGACCCGGACTATTTTGCCCACCAGGAGGAAGTGGACCTGTGCTGGAGGGCTCAGAACCGGGGATACCGGGTCTATTATTGCGGGGGTTCCGAGGTATACCACATGGGAGGTTCTACGCTGAACAATATGGACCCCCGGAAAACCTACCTGAATTTCCGGAATTCCCTATTCTCCATTACCAAGAACCTGCCCCGGAAGAAGGCATTCCCCATTATCCTGGCCCGCCTGCTGCTAGACGGGGTGGCCGCCCTGCGGTTTGTCTTTCAGTGGAAAGGTTTGCACGCCTGGTCCGTTTTACGGGCACATGCCAGTTATTACCGCCAATTTCCGCGGATGATCCGCAAGCGGGAAAAGGTCCGGTTTGTCCAAAAATACCACGCCGCAACATCCATAGTCTGGTCTTATTACGTACATCATGTAAAGGATTTTAACAATTTAGTAAAAGATTAA
- a CDS encoding type I restriction enzyme HsdR N-terminal domain-containing protein, which translates to MVELEFPKYPLRFKSRENKRLVFDFVRKKYVLLQPEEWVRQHCLHYLVKDKGYPAGRMLVERELLVSGLRKRVDIAVCNPQGEIDLLVECKAPSVAITQEVFDQIARYNMRAKARYLMVTNGLLHIFCRMDYDSQQYVYLRELPPYSPPGNT; encoded by the coding sequence ATGGTGGAACTGGAATTTCCCAAGTACCCCCTTCGCTTCAAAAGTAGGGAAAATAAGCGCCTGGTCTTTGACTTTGTCCGCAAAAAGTACGTGCTCCTCCAGCCGGAGGAATGGGTCCGCCAGCATTGCCTGCACTACCTGGTAAAAGACAAGGGTTATCCGGCCGGCCGGATGCTGGTGGAAAGGGAATTGCTGGTGAGCGGCCTGCGCAAACGGGTGGATATAGCCGTCTGCAACCCGCAGGGGGAAATCGATCTGCTGGTGGAGTGCAAAGCGCCTTCCGTGGCCATTACCCAGGAGGTGTTCGACCAGATTGCCCGCTACAATATGCGGGCAAAAGCGCGATACCTGATGGTTACCAACGGGTTGCTGCATATTTTCTGCCGGATGGATTACGACAGCCAACAGTACGTTTACCTCAGGGAGCTCCCCCCTTACTCGCCCCCCGGGAATACCTGA
- the holA gene encoding DNA polymerase III subunit delta, translating into MEEVKALIGDIRNGKLAPVYFLMGDEPYYIDRISEFIGENVLTEEERGFNQTVLYGKDTGVDEIVGHAKRYPMMAEYQVVIVREAQHLSRTIEQLAEYAANPQPSTILVICYKYKTLDRRKKLIKTLRKGESVVFESKKLYENQVADWIRRVLLGSDYRISHKASALLVEYMGTDLSRISNELDKLKLVLPKGAEITPETVEEHIGISKDFNNFELKKAIAGRDIPKATRIIAYFSQNPKENPFVLTVALLHTFFSQLLQYHGLSDHSPKNVASALRINPYFVGEYKTAARNYPMKSVSRIIGALREMDLKGKGVGSASMSHRDLLQELLYKIV; encoded by the coding sequence ATGGAGGAAGTTAAAGCCCTGATCGGGGATATCCGCAACGGAAAGCTGGCGCCCGTCTATTTCCTGATGGGAGACGAGCCTTATTACATAGACCGCATCTCGGAATTTATCGGGGAGAATGTACTGACCGAAGAGGAGCGGGGATTCAACCAAACCGTCCTTTACGGGAAGGACACCGGAGTGGACGAAATTGTAGGCCACGCCAAACGCTACCCGATGATGGCCGAATACCAGGTGGTCATTGTGCGCGAAGCGCAGCACCTGAGCCGGACCATCGAACAACTCGCGGAGTACGCTGCCAACCCCCAGCCTTCCACCATCCTGGTGATCTGCTATAAATACAAGACCCTCGACAGGCGAAAGAAACTCATCAAGACTCTGCGCAAGGGAGAATCAGTGGTTTTTGAGAGCAAGAAACTTTACGAGAACCAGGTGGCGGACTGGATCCGCCGCGTTTTGCTCGGGTCGGACTACCGGATTTCGCATAAGGCGTCTGCCCTGCTGGTGGAATACATGGGGACCGACCTGAGCCGGATATCGAACGAACTGGACAAACTGAAACTCGTTTTGCCCAAGGGGGCGGAGATTACCCCGGAGACGGTTGAGGAGCACATCGGGATCAGCAAGGATTTCAACAATTTTGAATTGAAAAAAGCGATTGCAGGCAGGGATATCCCCAAGGCTACCCGGATTATCGCCTACTTTTCTCAAAACCCGAAAGAAAACCCGTTTGTGCTGACCGTAGCCCTGCTGCATACTTTTTTCTCCCAGTTGCTGCAATATCATGGGCTCTCGGACCACAGCCCCAAGAACGTTGCCAGTGCGCTGCGGATTAACCCGTATTTCGTTGGGGAATATAAAACTGCCGCCCGGAACTACCCGATGAAGTCCGTGAGCCGGATTATCGGTGCCTTGCGGGAAATGGACCTGAAGGGCAAAGGGGTGGGGTCTGCATCCATGTCCCACCGGGACCTGTTGCAGGAATTGCTCTATAAGATTGTCTGA
- a CDS encoding DoxX family protein, with protein MKSSLKSDLGLLVLRVAGAGMLMTHGIPKISRLFGEGEIQFGDPIGIGAGPSLFLITFAEVVCAILVLIGLKARWAAIPIVIGMLVAALIAHAADPFGRKELPLLYAAVFLAIFLMGPGRFSLDRR; from the coding sequence ATGAAAAGTTCCCTGAAAAGTGATCTCGGCCTGCTGGTTCTCCGCGTGGCAGGTGCAGGAATGCTTATGACCCATGGAATCCCTAAGATCAGCCGGCTTTTCGGAGAAGGGGAAATACAGTTTGGCGACCCGATCGGGATCGGGGCCGGCCCCTCCCTCTTCCTGATTACGTTCGCTGAGGTAGTCTGCGCCATCCTGGTACTGATCGGGCTGAAAGCCCGCTGGGCGGCCATCCCGATTGTTATCGGCATGTTGGTTGCAGCGCTCATCGCCCACGCGGCGGATCCCTTTGGGCGCAAGGAGCTGCCCCTGCTCTATGCTGCCGTCTTCCTGGCCATCTTCCTTATGGGCCCGGGCCGGTTCAGCCTCGACCGCCGTTAA
- a CDS encoding aminotransferase class III-fold pyridoxal phosphate-dependent enzyme, producing MKPLFREIERRFGIVPRSATPLEGYEDRTYLLESARGRWVLKEHTARPGLGTRLDLEARMMEHFREGSGFAFPNQLRSGSGETHFMFDGKSYRILEYLEGAFMAESQQDGPLLESLGRLLGEMANLSASFGPVATSPEPSAWDLQHLGLSLPYIQEIADINLQSRVAYMVQQYEAEVTPKAYRLRRGLIHNDANDWNILVRDGRVTGLIDFGDACHSWLAADLAVGLTYALMAAEDPLQAAEPILRSYCSVFPLEELEADLLYYLIGGRLCMSLCQAAHAAKIRPDSGYITISQEPAQRLLRKWIRLGPRAASRAFRRAAGLEVTASPTAEAYQKRRSGLLSPSLSLSYDTPIVMERAAFQYMFAGDGTTYLDAYNNIIQVGHCHPEVVGRTRDALRKLNTNTRYHYDSLLDYAETLLGYFPPPLSRVFLVNSGSAATDLALRLARAFTGRQRVVALEHGYHGNTAAAIAISPYKHRPGDKHPQTTICPMPKVFGSGWADDGTAGRQFSGPCLDRIRDEAEAPAAFIAEPIMGCGGQVPLPKGYLEAIYPAIRARGGLCISDEVQVGFGRLGNSFLGFQKYGVVPDLVILGKPMGNGHPLGAVVCTPEIADAFANGPEFFSSFGGNPVSCAAGKAVLDVIRHEGLQAHAAKTGNYLMEGLRSLGKLYPNLADVRGEGLFVGAELVDGEGNPATSLAARVKNALKEKRVLVGTDGPHDNVLKIKPPLPFDTGNCDELIEKLGAILAIQNNSK from the coding sequence ATGAAACCCCTGTTTCGCGAAATTGAACGACGTTTCGGAATTGTCCCCCGCTCTGCCACACCGCTGGAAGGCTATGAGGATCGCACCTACTTGCTTGAATCTGCCCGGGGGCGATGGGTGCTGAAGGAACACACGGCACGGCCCGGCCTGGGAACCCGCCTGGACCTGGAAGCCCGCATGATGGAGCACTTCCGGGAAGGATCCGGGTTTGCCTTCCCGAATCAGTTGCGCTCGGGTAGCGGGGAAACGCATTTTATGTTTGACGGGAAATCCTATCGCATCCTGGAATACCTGGAGGGTGCGTTTATGGCGGAATCGCAACAGGATGGCCCGCTGCTGGAAAGCCTGGGTCGCCTCCTGGGGGAAATGGCCAATTTATCCGCTTCCTTTGGCCCGGTTGCCACCTCACCCGAACCTTCCGCCTGGGACCTGCAACACCTGGGCCTCAGCCTGCCGTATATCCAGGAGATAGCCGACATTAACCTTCAATCCCGGGTCGCCTATATGGTACAGCAATACGAGGCTGAAGTAACCCCAAAGGCCTACCGCCTCCGGCGCGGCCTGATCCATAACGATGCGAATGACTGGAATATCCTGGTCCGCGACGGCCGGGTAACCGGCCTGATCGATTTTGGGGACGCCTGCCATTCCTGGCTCGCCGCAGACCTGGCTGTGGGGCTTACCTATGCCCTGATGGCTGCGGAAGACCCCCTGCAGGCCGCTGAACCCATTCTCCGATCCTATTGCAGCGTCTTCCCTCTGGAAGAACTTGAGGCCGACCTGCTGTATTATCTTATCGGCGGCCGGCTGTGTATGAGCCTCTGTCAGGCCGCTCACGCCGCGAAGATCCGTCCGGATTCGGGGTATATCACCATCAGCCAGGAGCCGGCTCAGCGCTTGCTAAGGAAATGGATCCGTCTGGGTCCGCGGGCGGCCAGTCGCGCATTTCGCCGGGCAGCCGGACTGGAAGTAACAGCATCTCCCACAGCGGAGGCCTACCAGAAGCGTCGATCCGGGTTGCTGAGTCCTTCCCTGAGCCTGAGCTATGACACGCCAATTGTCATGGAGCGGGCCGCTTTTCAGTATATGTTTGCAGGGGATGGCACTACCTATCTGGATGCCTACAACAACATCATCCAGGTAGGCCACTGCCACCCGGAGGTAGTGGGGCGTACGCGGGATGCCCTGCGCAAACTCAACACGAATACCCGGTACCATTACGACAGCCTCCTGGATTATGCGGAAACCCTGCTGGGATACTTTCCCCCTCCCCTCTCCCGGGTGTTCCTGGTAAATTCCGGCAGTGCAGCCACCGACCTGGCCCTTCGCCTGGCCCGGGCCTTTACCGGCCGCCAACGGGTGGTGGCCCTTGAACACGGGTACCACGGGAATACCGCAGCTGCCATTGCCATCAGCCCCTACAAGCACCGCCCGGGGGACAAGCACCCCCAGACCACCATCTGCCCGATGCCCAAAGTCTTCGGGTCGGGATGGGCAGACGACGGGACGGCAGGCAGGCAATTCAGCGGGCCCTGCCTGGACCGAATCCGGGATGAAGCGGAAGCGCCGGCCGCCTTTATCGCGGAACCCATCATGGGTTGCGGGGGGCAGGTACCACTTCCCAAGGGGTATCTCGAGGCCATCTACCCGGCCATCCGTGCCCGGGGCGGGCTTTGCATCAGCGATGAGGTACAGGTGGGCTTCGGCCGGCTGGGCAACAGTTTTTTGGGGTTTCAAAAATACGGGGTGGTCCCCGACCTGGTTATCCTGGGCAAACCCATGGGCAACGGGCATCCGCTGGGAGCCGTGGTCTGTACGCCGGAAATTGCGGATGCTTTTGCCAACGGCCCGGAATTTTTCAGCTCCTTCGGGGGCAACCCGGTTTCCTGCGCGGCCGGAAAAGCCGTACTGGACGTCATCCGCCATGAGGGGCTGCAAGCCCATGCTGCCAAAACCGGCAACTACCTGATGGAAGGGCTCCGCTCATTGGGTAAATTGTACCCGAACCTTGCAGACGTCCGTGGCGAAGGCCTGTTCGTCGGGGCTGAGCTGGTGGACGGTGAAGGAAACCCCGCCACGTCCCTGGCGGCCCGGGTAAAAAACGCCCTGAAGGAAAAGCGCGTCCTGGTGGGTACGGACGGCCCCCACGACAATGTGTTGAAAATCAAGCCGCCATTGCCCTTCGACACCGGGAATTGTGATGAGTTGATCGAAAAATTGGGGGCGATCCTGGCAATTCAGAATAATTCTAAGTAA